Within Schumannella luteola, the genomic segment GCGGCCGCGGACCTCATCAGCGCCGGCAGCGGCCGACAGGGTCGGTTGCAGCTCGGCATCAGCCGCGGCTCGCCCGAGACGGCACTCGACGGATGGCGCTCCTTCGGCTACGCGCCCGGCGAGGGCTCCGATGAGGCCGGCCTCGCCCGCGACAAGACGGAGTTGCTCCTCGCCGCGCTCGAGGGCGCCGGCGTCGCGACCTCGAACCCGGCGATGACGGGTCAGTCGCGTCCGGTGCCGATCGAGCCCCGCTCCGAGGGTCTGCGCGACCGCATCTGGTGGGGCGCCGGCAGCCGCGCCACTGCCGTCTGGGCGGCCGAGCAGGGCATGAACCTGATGAGCAGCACGCTCCTGACGGAAGACACCGGCGTGCCGCTCGGCGAGCTGCAGGCCGAGCAGATCCAGATGTTCCGCGACGCCTGGGCGGCCGCGGGACACGAGCGCACCCCGCGGGTCTCGATCAGCCGCAGCATCCTGCCGATCATCGACGACGAGACCCGGCAGTGGTTCGGCCTGCGCGCGCAGGCCGACTCGCAGGATCAGGTCGGGCACCTCGACGCCACCACGATCGCCCGCTTCGGCCGCAGCTACATCGGCGAGCCCGACCGCATCGTCGAGGAGCTCGCACAGGATCCCGCCGTGCAGGCGGCCGACACGATCCTCGTCACCGTGCCGAACCAGCTCGGCGTCGACCTCAACGCGCGCATGCTGGAGTCGATCGTGCGCGACATCAAGCCGGGTCTCGGCGACTGAGGCGCACGACGTCCCGGATCGGCCTGCGCGTCAGCAGGCGCTACCCTGTAGCCACTCTCGAGCGATGACGATCGGAGACGGCATGTCCAGCCCTTGGACGGCGGCGCCCGCCGACACCCGCGCGACCCTGCGCGTGGCGCATGACCGCGTCGTCGGCGACCGTGTCGAGAGCCCCGGCATCCGGCTGCTCGTCGAGGAGTCGTGGCGCCGCTCGCTCGCGCACGAGATCGACCCCGATAAGGCCGTCGCGCGGCTGCCGCTCGGGGATTCCGACCTGCGCGACTACCGCGAGCAGCATCCGCTGCGCCACGCGCTGCCGACCCTGCACCGCCTGCTGATCCGGCACACCTTCGACGCCGGTCTCATCATCGCGATCGGCGACGAAGCCGGCCGGCTGCTCTGGATCGACGGCGATCGCGAGCTGCGCCGCCGCGCCGAAGGGATGCTGTTCGTCGAGGGCGCCGACTGGTCGGAGTCGGTGGTCGGCACGAGCGCGCCGGGCACGGCGCTGCAGCTCGACCACGGCATCCAGATCTCCGGCCCCGAGCACTTCACCCGCCTCGTTCATCCCTGGAGCTGCACGGCCGTCCCCGTGCACGACCCCGCGACCGGCGCCGTGCTCGGCGTCATCGACATCACCGGGGGCGACGAGGCCGTCGCACCCGCGACCCTTCCGCTGATGGAGGCAGCCGTCGCCGCCGTCGAGGCCGAGCTGCGCCTGCAGCGTCTCGACGACGCGGTGGCTCCGCGCCGACGTTCGAGCTCGCCGACGAGCACGCGACCCGCGACCCCCGAGCTGCACGTGCTCGGGCGCGACGACGGCGAGCTCGCCTGGGGCATCGATCGGCACGAGCTCAGCCTGCGCCACGCCGAGATGCTGACCCTGCTCGCCTGGCATCGCGGCGGGCTGACGGCCGAGCGGCTCGCCGAGCTGCTCTACGGCCGTGACGACGCGCTCGTCACGCTGCGGGCCGAGATGGTGCG encodes:
- a CDS encoding LLM class flavin-dependent oxidoreductase, which gives rise to MKRIGFLSFGHHQAVPGSLVRTAQDALIQSIDLAVAAEEVGVDGAFFRVHHFARQLAAPFPLLAAVAARTSRIEIGTGVIDMRYENPLYFAEEAAAADLISAGSGRQGRLQLGISRGSPETALDGWRSFGYAPGEGSDEAGLARDKTELLLAALEGAGVATSNPAMTGQSRPVPIEPRSEGLRDRIWWGAGSRATAVWAAEQGMNLMSSTLLTEDTGVPLGELQAEQIQMFRDAWAAAGHERTPRVSISRSILPIIDDETRQWFGLRAQADSQDQVGHLDATTIARFGRSYIGEPDRIVEELAQDPAVQAADTILVTVPNQLGVDLNARMLESIVRDIKPGLGD
- a CDS encoding GAF domain-containing protein, with the translated sequence MSSPWTAAPADTRATLRVAHDRVVGDRVESPGIRLLVEESWRRSLAHEIDPDKAVARLPLGDSDLRDYREQHPLRHALPTLHRLLIRHTFDAGLIIAIGDEAGRLLWIDGDRELRRRAEGMLFVEGADWSESVVGTSAPGTALQLDHGIQISGPEHFTRLVHPWSCTAVPVHDPATGAVLGVIDITGGDEAVAPATLPLMEAAVAAVEAELRLQRLDDAVAPRRRSSSPTSTRPATPELHVLGRDDGELAWGIDRHELSLRHAEMLTLLAWHRGGLTAERLAELLYGRDDALVTLRAEMVRLRKALPERFAPLSKPYRLPEPVELDAQRLLGFLERGAHKVALGAYRGPLLPRSTAPGIVEIRTELAAVLRETLMSDAAVDTLLDYARTDDAAWDVEVWQQVLRMLPARSPKRAGVVTRIERIQAELG